In Daucus carota subsp. sativus chromosome 4, DH1 v3.0, whole genome shotgun sequence, one DNA window encodes the following:
- the LOC108203323 gene encoding uncharacterized protein LOC108203323 has product MNPNRPQSSKYCDYHEDTGHTTERCYQLRNLVENKIQSGELSHFALREEPNQSDPVGTDRIIDVISGGLTAGGASNNAKKLYAREVYRVDSKRPKQNPSPVISFSDADYPEGIIRAHQDAMVITTKIGTNTVKKILIDDGSSVDILYHGAFSRMDLGDRKLDDARNAPLYGFTGNEVRVLGTIDLPVLFGSPPAQLWHVVKFHIINATNTYNAILGRTTTTALRAITSIPHLKMKFPTEFGVGEVRGDQQMSRQCYIGNVIPKRKPPRSSGSTVNQVEDIPRNPEGPEAEGLDTNT; this is encoded by the coding sequence ATGAACCCTAATAGACCCCAAAGTTCCAAGTACTGTGACTACCATGAGGACACGGGTCACACGACTGAAAGGTGCTACCAACTTCGCAACCTAGTGGAGAACAAAATCCAAAGCGGGGAATTATCGCACTTTGCACTGCGAGAAGAGCCTAACCAGTCAGACCCAGTGGGCACTGACAGAATCATTGACGTCATTTCGGGAGGCCTTACAGCCGGAGGAGCATCAAACAACGCAAAGAAGCTTTATGCCAGAGAAGTATATAGGGTCGACTCTAAACGACCCAAGCAAAACCCTTCTCCAGTCATCTCATTTTCAGACGCGGACTACCCAGAAGGGATAATCAGAGCACACCAAGACGCAATGGTTATCACAACAAAAATTGGTACAAACACTGTCAAGAAAATCCTAATCGACGATGGTAGCTCAGTTGATATCTTGTACCACGGAGCATTCTCCAGGATGGACCTGGGTGACAGAAAGCTTGATGACGCCAGGAACGCTCCCTTATATGGATTCACGGGAAACGAAGTCAGGGTCCTGGGAACAATAGATCTCCCAGTACTTTTCGGCTCCCCACCCGCACAGCTGTGGCATGTAGTCAAGTTCCACATAATAAACGCCACAAACACCTACAATGCAATTCTGGGACGAACTACAACGACAGCGCTCAGAGCGATAACGTCGATACCACATTTAAAAATGAAGTTCCCCACTGAATTTGGAGTAGGCGAAGTCCGAGGAGATCAACAGATGTCAAGACAATGTTACATTGGCAATGTCATCCCTAAGAGGAAGCCTCCACGCTCCTCAGGCTCCACGGTTAATCAAGTTGAGGACATACCCCGCAACCCTGAAGGCCCGGAGGCTGAGGGTCTAGATACTAACACATAA